A single window of Mangifera indica cultivar Alphonso chromosome 18, CATAS_Mindica_2.1, whole genome shotgun sequence DNA harbors:
- the LOC123201361 gene encoding F-box/LRR-repeat protein 3-like encodes MKKQKIFETTNFFDLLSEEIVFVILDCLNTNPLDKKSFSLACKSFYLMESKHRRKLKPLRQEHLSKILTRYPNITHLDFSLCPRITDHSLTTISTACKSSLLSIDLSKSGAFSGSGLSSLSRSCKNLVEIDISNAIGLKDAGAAALAEAKNLEKLWMGRCKLVTDLGVGCIAVGCKKLKVVSLKWCLGVGDLGVDLIAVKCKEIRSLDLSYLPITNKCLPSVLKLQHLEDLVLEGCFGIDDDSVAALKHGCKSLKALDMSTCQNISHLGLSSLTSGSGGLRQLTLAYGSPVTLALADGLKNLSMLQSIKLDGCVVTCAGLKAIGNWCISLKELSLSKCIGVTDEGLSSVVTKHRDLKKLDITCCRKITGVSIAQITNSCADLSSFKMESCTLVPRDAFVLIGQQCHSLEELDLTDNEIDDEGLKSISRCSKLSILKLGICLNITDLGLAQVGMSCSKLIELDLYRSVGITDTGISAIAHGCPNLEMINIAYCKDITDTSIISLSKCSRLNIFESRGCPLITSLGLAAIAVGCKQLTKLDIKKCHNINDLGMLPLARFSQNLRQINLSYSSVTDVGLLSLASLSCLQSMTILHLKGLTPNGLAAALLACGGLTKVKLQSSFKSLLPQQLFKHLEERGCVFQWRDKGFQAELDPKCWKLQVEDIVGGGY; translated from the exons ATGAAGAAACAGAAGATATTTGAAACGACGAACTTCTTTGATCTCCTTTCAGAAGAGATCGTTTTCGTGATCTTAGACTGCCTTAATACGAACCCTCTGGACAAAAAGTCGTTTTCTTTAGCTTGCAAATCATTTTACCTTATGGAATCTAAGCATAGAAGGAAACTCAAGCCTCTTCGCCAAGAGCATCTCTCAAAAATTCTCACGCGTTATCCGAACATAACCCATCTTGATTTCAGTCTTTGTCCTCGAATAACTGACCATTCGTTAACAACCATATCGACTGCGTGTAAGTCTTCGCTTTTGTCCATTGATCTTTCGAAGTCGGGAGCTTTTTCTGGTTCTGGGTTGTCGAGTTTAAGTCGCAGCTGCAAGAATTTGGTGGAGATTGATATTTCGAACGCGATTGGTTTAAAGGATGCCGGAGCAGCGGCGTTGGCTGAAGCGAAGAATCTGGAGAAGTTGTGGATGGGAAGATGTAAGCTTGTTACGGATTTGGGGGTCGGTTGTATTGCCGTTGGGTGTAAAAAGTTGAAGGTGGTGAGCTTAAAATGGTGTTTAGGCGTTGGAGATTTGGGTGTTGATTTAATTGCGGTCAAGTGCAAGGAGATTCGCAGCTTAGATCTCTCTTATTTGCCg ATTACAAATAAATGCTTGCCATCTGTCTTGAAACTTCAACATCTTGAAGATTTAGTTTTGGAGgggtgttttggtattgatgaTGATAGCGTTGCAGCCCTTAAACATGGATGCAAGTCACTGAAG GCACTTGATATGTCAACTTGTCAAAACATTAGTCACCTTGGCTTGTCTTCGCTAACAAGTGGTTCTGGAGGTTTACGGCAACTTACCTTGGCTTATGGCTCTCCG GTCACTCTTGCTCTTGCCGATGGTTTGAAGAACCTTTCCATGTTGCAATCAATCAAATTAGATGGTTGTGTGGTTACTTGTGCTGGATTGAAGGCCATTGGAAATTGGTGCATATCTCTAAAGGAACTGAGCTTAAGCAAGTGTATAGGAGTGACTGACGAAGGTCTCTCATCTGTTGTCACAAAACATAGAGACTTGAAGAAGCTAGATATCACTTGCTGTCGCAAAATTACTGGTGTTTCCATTGCCCAAATTACAAATTCTTGCGCTGATCTCAGTTCTTTTAAGATGGAGTCTTGTACCTTAGTTCCTAGGGATGCATTTGTTCTTATTGGACAGCAGTGCCATTCTCTTGAAGAGCTTGATCTGACTGATAACGAAATCGATGATGaag GTCTTAAGTCCATCTCTAGATGTTCCAAACTCTCCATTTTGAAATTAGGAATTTGTCTAAACATTACTGATCTCGGACTGGCCCAAGTTGGCATGAGCTGCTCAAAACTCATAGAGCTTGATTTGTACAG GTCTGTGGGAATAACAGATACAGGCATTTCAGCAATTGCTCATGGTTGCCCGAACCTTGAGATGATTAATATAGCCTACTGTAAAGACATCACTGATACTTCCATCATATCTTTATCAAAGTGCTCAAGGTTAAACATATTTGAAAGTCGAGGGTGCCCGCTTATCACATCTTTAGGTCTTGCAGCCATTGCTGTGGGATGTAAGCAACTCACCAAGCTAGATATAAAGAAGTGCCACAACATCAATGATCTTGGAATGCTTCCACTTGCTCGCTTCTCTCAAAACCTCAGACAG ATTAATTTATCCTACAGTTCAGTTACAGACGTGGGGCTCTTGTCGCTGGCCAGCCTCAGTTGTTTACAGAGCATGACAATCCTGCACTTGAAGGGCTTGACTCCCAATGGATTGGCAGCTGCCCTGTTGGCATGTGGAGGGCTAACAAAAGTCAAACTTCAGTCATCCTTTAAATCACTGCTACCCCAGCAGCTTTTTAAGCATTTAGAAGAGCGTGGTTGCGTGTTTCAATGGAGAGACAAAGGGTTTCAG GCTGAATTGGACCCTAAGTGCTGGAAGTTGCAGGTGGAAGATATAGTGGGTGGAGGATACTAA
- the LOC123202326 gene encoding probable WRKY transcription factor 33 isoform X2, whose amino-acid sequence MASSSHFFNTMDSFNQDRTSSNWGGLSNFSTATSSSSSSSSSSSSLPVSSFSYLSIPPSGLTSTGLSDSSPALFSNILASPTAEAAFGGQTFNWNNNNQQQEQSNKREENNNFFDFSFQTQTRPSSSSSNIVSVSSVKSQHESWNFHKPTTKQPDFLVENRGVKPEFAPMQSFSSEMASCQTNIQSNPATPQCTRMQKRSDDGYSWRKYGQKQVKGSENPRSYYKCTFPDCPTKKKVERSLNGQITEIVYKGSHNHPKPQSTRRSFSQSMQPSICANSEVPDQLVGATGDAQTEPFSMQGNSSASFGEDDFEQGSPTSNLQGDMDENEPDAKRWKGDNEIEGAIGSGSRTARKPKIVVQTTSDIDILDDGYRWRKYGQKVVKGNPNPRSYYKCTTIGCLVRKHVERASHDTRAVITTYEGKHNHDVPAARGSNYLLPRPSSNNTSSNVTMPIKPLVSVTAVADHFQNTRLPTSDSQTHFTSAMLLGTGSFRFSEFGKSASSYMNQTQHSGAVFSRAKEEPQGDSFLDAFLN is encoded by the exons ATGGCctcttcttctcatttttttaacacaatgGACAGTTTTAACCAAGATAGAACTTCTTCCAACTGGGGAGGACTTTCTAACTTTTCAACTGcaacctcttcttcttcttcttcttcttcttcttcttcttcattacccgtctcttctttttcttatttatctatCCCACCTTCTGGTTTAACCTCAACTGGCCTCTCGGACTCTTCTCCTGCACTTTTCTCTAAT ATTCTTGCTTCACCAACAGCTGAAGCTGCTTTTGGTGGGCAAACCTTCAACTGGAACAATAATAACCAGCAACAGGAGCAGAGTAACAAGAGAGAAGAGAATAATAACTTCTTTGATTTCtcttttcaaactcaaacaaggccttcatcatcttcttcaaacATTGTTTCAGTG TCTTCAGTTAAAAGCCAACATGAGTCATGGAACTTCCATAAGCCCACAACAAAGCAGCCCGATTTCTTAGTAGAAAACAGGGGAGTCAAGCCAGAATTTGCGCCAATGCAAAGCTTCTCCTCAGAAATGGCCTcatgtcaaacaaatattcaaagTAATCCTGCAACACCTCAGTGTACCAGAATGCAAAAGAGATCAGACGATGGGTACAGTTGGAGAAAATATGGGCAAAAGCAAGTCAAAGGAAGTGAAAATCCTAGGAGTTACTACAAATGCACATTCCCTGATTGCCCAACAAAGAAAAAGGTTGAGAGATCATTGAATGGACAAATTACTGAAATAGTATATAAAGGAAGTCACAACCATCCCAAGCCTCAATCTACCAGAAGATCATTCTCTCAATCAATGCAACCTTCCATATGTGCAAACTCTGAAGTACCTGATCAATTGGTTGGTGCGACGGGCGATGCACAGACTGAGCCTTTCTCTATGCAGGGTAATTCTTCAGCCTCATTTGGAGAGGATGATTTTGAGCAAGGATCACCTACAAGTAATCTTCAAGGAGACATGGATGAAAATGAACCTGATGCCAAAAGATG GAAAGGAGACAATGAAATTGAGGGTGCTATTGGTAGTGGAAGCAGAACTGCGAGGAAGCCAAAAATTGTAGTTCAAACAACAAGTGATATTGACATTCTTGATGATGGATACAGGTGGAGAAAATATGGACAGAAAGTAGTGAAGGGCAATCCCAATCCAAG GAGCTACTATAAGTGTACAACTATTGGTTGTCTGGTAAGGAAACATGTAGAAAGAGCATCCCATGATACAAGGGCAGTTATCACCACCTATGAAGGGAAACACAACCATGATGTTCCGGCAGCCCGTGGCAGCAATTATTTGCTGCCTAGACCTTCATCTAATAATACAAGCAGCAATGTCACCATGCCTATAAAGCCATTGGTATCGGTGACTGCTGTTGCCGATCATTTTCAGAACACTAGGTTGCCAACATCAGATAGTCAAACTCATTTTACATCAGCAATGCTGCTGGGCACAGGGAGTTTTCGTTTTTCAGAATTTGGTAAATCGGCCAGCTCTTACATGAATCAGACGCAACACTCAGGTGCTGTGTTTTCCAGAGCCAAAGAAGAACCCCAAGGAGACTCATTCCTAGATGCAttcctaaattaa
- the LOC123202326 gene encoding probable WRKY transcription factor 33 isoform X1, with product MASSSHFFNTMDSFNQDRTSSNWGGLSNFSTATSSSSSSSSSSSSLPVSSFSYLSIPPSGLTSTGLSDSSPALFSNILASPTAEAAFGGQTFNWNNNNQQQEQSNKREENNNFFDFSFQTQTRPSSSSSNIVSVQSSVKSQHESWNFHKPTTKQPDFLVENRGVKPEFAPMQSFSSEMASCQTNIQSNPATPQCTRMQKRSDDGYSWRKYGQKQVKGSENPRSYYKCTFPDCPTKKKVERSLNGQITEIVYKGSHNHPKPQSTRRSFSQSMQPSICANSEVPDQLVGATGDAQTEPFSMQGNSSASFGEDDFEQGSPTSNLQGDMDENEPDAKRWKGDNEIEGAIGSGSRTARKPKIVVQTTSDIDILDDGYRWRKYGQKVVKGNPNPRSYYKCTTIGCLVRKHVERASHDTRAVITTYEGKHNHDVPAARGSNYLLPRPSSNNTSSNVTMPIKPLVSVTAVADHFQNTRLPTSDSQTHFTSAMLLGTGSFRFSEFGKSASSYMNQTQHSGAVFSRAKEEPQGDSFLDAFLN from the exons ATGGCctcttcttctcatttttttaacacaatgGACAGTTTTAACCAAGATAGAACTTCTTCCAACTGGGGAGGACTTTCTAACTTTTCAACTGcaacctcttcttcttcttcttcttcttcttcttcttcttcattacccgtctcttctttttcttatttatctatCCCACCTTCTGGTTTAACCTCAACTGGCCTCTCGGACTCTTCTCCTGCACTTTTCTCTAAT ATTCTTGCTTCACCAACAGCTGAAGCTGCTTTTGGTGGGCAAACCTTCAACTGGAACAATAATAACCAGCAACAGGAGCAGAGTAACAAGAGAGAAGAGAATAATAACTTCTTTGATTTCtcttttcaaactcaaacaaggccttcatcatcttcttcaaacATTGTTTCAGTG CAGTCTTCAGTTAAAAGCCAACATGAGTCATGGAACTTCCATAAGCCCACAACAAAGCAGCCCGATTTCTTAGTAGAAAACAGGGGAGTCAAGCCAGAATTTGCGCCAATGCAAAGCTTCTCCTCAGAAATGGCCTcatgtcaaacaaatattcaaagTAATCCTGCAACACCTCAGTGTACCAGAATGCAAAAGAGATCAGACGATGGGTACAGTTGGAGAAAATATGGGCAAAAGCAAGTCAAAGGAAGTGAAAATCCTAGGAGTTACTACAAATGCACATTCCCTGATTGCCCAACAAAGAAAAAGGTTGAGAGATCATTGAATGGACAAATTACTGAAATAGTATATAAAGGAAGTCACAACCATCCCAAGCCTCAATCTACCAGAAGATCATTCTCTCAATCAATGCAACCTTCCATATGTGCAAACTCTGAAGTACCTGATCAATTGGTTGGTGCGACGGGCGATGCACAGACTGAGCCTTTCTCTATGCAGGGTAATTCTTCAGCCTCATTTGGAGAGGATGATTTTGAGCAAGGATCACCTACAAGTAATCTTCAAGGAGACATGGATGAAAATGAACCTGATGCCAAAAGATG GAAAGGAGACAATGAAATTGAGGGTGCTATTGGTAGTGGAAGCAGAACTGCGAGGAAGCCAAAAATTGTAGTTCAAACAACAAGTGATATTGACATTCTTGATGATGGATACAGGTGGAGAAAATATGGACAGAAAGTAGTGAAGGGCAATCCCAATCCAAG GAGCTACTATAAGTGTACAACTATTGGTTGTCTGGTAAGGAAACATGTAGAAAGAGCATCCCATGATACAAGGGCAGTTATCACCACCTATGAAGGGAAACACAACCATGATGTTCCGGCAGCCCGTGGCAGCAATTATTTGCTGCCTAGACCTTCATCTAATAATACAAGCAGCAATGTCACCATGCCTATAAAGCCATTGGTATCGGTGACTGCTGTTGCCGATCATTTTCAGAACACTAGGTTGCCAACATCAGATAGTCAAACTCATTTTACATCAGCAATGCTGCTGGGCACAGGGAGTTTTCGTTTTTCAGAATTTGGTAAATCGGCCAGCTCTTACATGAATCAGACGCAACACTCAGGTGCTGTGTTTTCCAGAGCCAAAGAAGAACCCCAAGGAGACTCATTCCTAGATGCAttcctaaattaa
- the LOC123202327 gene encoding CASP-like protein 4B1, which yields MSNSDDKKHVPSSPVAPSLATDVEGQTASGFGISEITRRWRREDLLKKGSMALRGVALLFSLFAFIVMASNKHGDWEDFDKYEEFRYVVAIAVLSTLYTGGQALRHVFEISSSKQLLQQRTSALLDFSGDQIVTYLLISAASAGIPMTDSMRVGADNIFTDSCAAAISMEFLAFIALALSALISGYKLTTQSQI from the exons ATGTCCAATTCAGATGACAAGAAACACGTGCCATCCTCGCCAGTGGCGCCATCACTAGCTACTGATGTCGAGGGCCAGACGGCATCCGGGTTCGGTATTTCCGAGATCACCCGGCGGTGGAGGAGGGAGGATTTGTTGAAGAAAGGGTCTATGGCTTTGCGAGGAGTggctttattattttctttgttcgCTTTTATTGTCATGGCAAGTAATAAACATGGTGATTGGgaagattttgataaatatgaAGAGTTCAg gtATGTAGTAGCAATAGCAGTTCTTTCGACTTTGTATACAGGAGGACAGGCTCTGCGTCACGTGTTTGAGATATCTAGCAGCAAACAGTTGTTGCAGCAGCGGACGTCTGCCTTGCTCGATTTTTCCGGAGATCAG ATTGTAACTTATCTGTTGATATCAGCAGCCTCAGCTGGGATTCCTATGACAGATAGTATGAGGGTGGGAGCAGACAATATATTTACAGACTCATGTGCAGCTGCCATTAGCATGGAATTCTTGGCCTTCATAGCACTGGCATTGTCAGCTCTCATTTCAGGATATAAGTTAACAACTCAATCTCAGATTTAA